In Arsenicicoccus sp. oral taxon 190, the following are encoded in one genomic region:
- a CDS encoding glycosyltransferase 87 family protein: MRRVVRGTAIMAVTYLGVLSVGNTDSRRWLYLLVSLPAWVVFGLVVRWFFRARESERAQSRTPLRVVALAALAVQLPGLFFAPSSSTDLNRYVWDGRVQASGVDPYRYVPFDDRLAHLRDPILFPGLRPDEPSGFTTEPLPEDRAGVLEYARNDPRSPISRPRFLTPYPPVAEAYYTAVSAVTPWSWGSKGFQVAGALVAVGTAVLLARALRQRGRDPLEALVWAWCPTVVLEAGNGGHVDVLVAALVVLAAGAAVHRRHALLVGTLVGLAAGVKLTPLAMLPAFTPWRYPRPGGGPAGAWHGIRRSLVVGVTALGVLAAGYLPHYLAVGPAIKGSLDGYLAEEGGENRASLLALVLPLEVANPLAIAICLAVAAWVVLGRRDRPDREDPARPALYLFGALLLTTTPVLAWYALPLVALAVLAGRWEWLALAVAGYCAYGGHGAYPATPVAYAAALLVIYFTARRRADAPPPR; this comes from the coding sequence GTGAGACGAGTCGTGCGGGGCACCGCGATCATGGCGGTGACCTACCTGGGGGTGCTGTCCGTCGGCAACACCGACTCGCGGCGGTGGCTGTACCTGCTGGTGTCGCTGCCGGCGTGGGTGGTCTTCGGCCTCGTGGTCCGGTGGTTCTTCCGCGCGCGCGAGAGCGAGCGCGCGCAGAGCCGCACCCCGCTGCGCGTCGTCGCGCTCGCGGCGCTCGCGGTGCAGCTGCCCGGCCTGTTCTTCGCGCCCAGCAGCTCGACCGACCTCAACCGCTACGTGTGGGACGGGCGGGTGCAGGCGTCCGGCGTCGACCCCTACCGCTACGTGCCCTTCGACGACCGGCTGGCGCACCTGCGGGACCCGATCCTCTTCCCCGGCCTGCGCCCCGACGAGCCGTCGGGGTTCACCACCGAGCCGCTGCCCGAGGACCGGGCCGGGGTGCTGGAGTATGCCCGCAACGACCCCCGCTCCCCGATCTCCCGGCCGCGGTTCCTCACGCCCTATCCCCCGGTGGCCGAGGCCTACTACACGGCGGTGTCCGCCGTCACGCCGTGGTCCTGGGGCAGCAAGGGTTTCCAGGTCGCCGGGGCGCTCGTCGCCGTCGGCACGGCGGTGCTGCTCGCCCGCGCCCTGCGGCAGCGCGGCCGGGACCCGCTGGAGGCGCTCGTCTGGGCCTGGTGTCCCACGGTCGTGCTCGAGGCCGGCAACGGCGGACACGTCGACGTGCTCGTTGCGGCCCTCGTCGTGCTCGCCGCGGGGGCCGCCGTCCACCGCCGCCACGCGCTGCTCGTGGGCACGCTGGTCGGCCTCGCCGCCGGCGTCAAGCTCACGCCGCTCGCCATGCTGCCGGCCTTCACGCCGTGGCGGTACCCACGGCCGGGCGGCGGCCCCGCGGGCGCGTGGCACGGCATACGGCGCTCGCTCGTCGTGGGCGTGACCGCCCTCGGGGTCCTCGCGGCCGGGTACCTGCCGCACTACCTGGCCGTCGGGCCCGCCATCAAGGGCAGCCTGGACGGCTACCTCGCCGAGGAGGGCGGGGAGAACCGCGCCTCGCTGCTGGCGCTCGTGCTGCCCCTCGAGGTCGCCAACCCGCTGGCCATCGCGATCTGCCTGGCCGTCGCGGCGTGGGTCGTGCTCGGACGCCGCGACCGGCCGGACCGGGAGGACCCGGCCCGGCCGGCGCTCTACCTCTTCGGGGCGCTGCTGCTCACGACGACGCCCGTCCTGGCGTGGTACGCCCTGCCCCTCGTCGCGCTGGCCGTGCTCGCCGGCCGGTGGGAGTGGCTGGCGCTCGCGGTCGCCGGCTACTGCGCGTACGGCGGCCACGGGGCCTACCCGGCGACCCCCGTGGCCTACGCCGCCGCGCTCCTCGTGATCTACTTCACCGCTCGTCGTCGAGCAGACGCTCCGCCGCCGCGATGA
- a CDS encoding aminotransferase class I/II-fold pyridoxal phosphate-dependent enzyme codes for MNHPTVDPQRLREARDRARRDHAAAKDSGLRLDITRGKPCSAQLDLSEPMLDILHAGDHVTDTEGDLRNYSPTQGLAELRAIFAPLLDVTPEQLVVRDNSSLSLMHQCVAASFFHAPPGGEGGWAGQTVRFLAPVPGYDRHFTVSSELGVELVTVPMTPDGPDMDLVEELVAKDPTIKGMWCVPKYSNPTGVTYSSETVRRLAAMETAAPDFRIYWDNAYAIHHLRSTEAQLDPILQACAEAGHPDRAFVFGSTSKVTFAGGGISFFASSPANVAWYLKRDGFRSIGPDKLNQLRHLRFFGSTEGVAAHMQKHREILEPKFDAVLRHLEKDLGDLGVAEWTDPDGGYFVSLDVVPGTAGRVVELAQEAGVALTPAGATFPGGVDPDDRNIRIAPTMPTTDDLETAMTVLTACVVIAAAERLLDDER; via the coding sequence GTGAACCACCCGACCGTCGACCCCCAGCGGCTGCGCGAGGCCCGGGACCGTGCCCGCCGCGATCATGCGGCCGCCAAGGACTCGGGGCTGCGGCTGGACATCACCCGCGGCAAGCCGTGCTCGGCCCAGCTGGATCTGAGCGAGCCGATGCTCGACATCCTCCACGCGGGGGACCACGTGACCGACACCGAGGGTGACCTGCGCAACTACAGCCCGACGCAGGGGCTCGCCGAGCTGCGGGCGATCTTCGCGCCGCTGCTCGACGTGACGCCGGAGCAGCTGGTGGTCCGCGACAACTCGTCGCTGTCGCTGATGCACCAGTGCGTCGCGGCGTCGTTCTTCCACGCCCCGCCCGGCGGCGAGGGCGGCTGGGCCGGCCAGACCGTGCGGTTCCTGGCGCCCGTGCCCGGCTACGACCGTCACTTCACGGTGTCCTCGGAGCTCGGCGTCGAGCTCGTCACCGTGCCGATGACCCCCGACGGTCCCGACATGGACCTGGTCGAGGAGCTCGTCGCCAAGGACCCGACGATCAAGGGCATGTGGTGCGTGCCGAAGTACTCCAACCCGACGGGCGTCACCTACTCCTCGGAGACGGTGCGGCGCCTCGCGGCGATGGAGACGGCGGCGCCGGACTTCCGCATCTACTGGGACAACGCCTACGCGATCCACCACCTGCGCAGCACCGAGGCGCAGCTCGACCCGATCCTGCAGGCGTGCGCCGAGGCCGGGCACCCGGACCGGGCGTTCGTCTTCGGGTCGACGTCCAAGGTGACCTTCGCCGGCGGCGGCATCTCGTTCTTCGCGTCGTCCCCGGCCAACGTGGCGTGGTACCTCAAGCGCGACGGCTTCCGCTCGATCGGGCCGGACAAGCTCAACCAGCTGCGCCACCTGCGGTTCTTCGGGTCGACCGAGGGCGTGGCCGCGCACATGCAGAAGCACCGGGAGATCCTCGAGCCGAAGTTCGACGCGGTGCTGCGTCACCTCGAGAAGGACCTCGGCGACCTGGGCGTCGCGGAGTGGACCGACCCGGACGGCGGCTACTTCGTCAGCCTGGACGTCGTCCCGGGGACGGCGGGACGGGTCGTGGAGCTCGCCCAGGAGGCGGGTGTGGCCCTGACGCCGGCGGGCGCGACCTTCCCGGGCGGGGTGGACCCCGACGACCGCAACATCCGGATCGCCCCGACCATGCCGACCACCGACGACCTGGAGACGGCGATGACGGTCCTCACCGCGTGCGTCGTCATCGCGGCGGCGGAGCGTCTGCTCGACGACGAGCGGTGA
- a CDS encoding GuaB3 family IMP dehydrogenase-related protein has translation MTEIEIGRGKRARQAYTLDDIAIVPSRRTRDPEEVSVSWQIDAYHFELPIVAAPMDSVVSPESAIAFGRLGGLGVLDLEGLWTRYDDAQPLLDEIASLEGEGAIRRMQEIYAEPIKPDLITARLQQIRDAGVTVAGALSPQRTQEHWRTVVDAGCDLFVIRGTTVSAEHVSSRQEPLNLKRFIYELDVPVIVGGAATYQAALHLMRTGAAGVLVGFGGGAASTTRQTLGIHAPMATAIADVAAARRDYLDESGGRYVHVIADGSVARSGDIVKAVACGSDAVMIGAGLARASDAPGGGFHWGSEARHEQLPRGARVRVGASAPLQEVLFGPAHNADGTTNLIGALRRAMATTGYSDLKEFQRVEVVVNPYTAQ, from the coding sequence GTGACCGAGATCGAGATCGGCAGGGGCAAGCGCGCCCGTCAGGCCTACACGCTGGACGACATCGCCATCGTCCCGTCCCGGCGGACCCGCGACCCCGAGGAGGTCTCGGTCTCCTGGCAGATCGACGCCTACCACTTCGAGCTGCCCATCGTCGCGGCGCCCATGGACTCGGTGGTCTCGCCGGAGTCCGCGATCGCCTTCGGCCGGCTCGGTGGTCTGGGCGTGCTCGACCTCGAGGGGCTGTGGACGCGGTATGACGACGCCCAGCCGCTGCTCGACGAGATCGCCTCGCTCGAGGGGGAGGGCGCGATCCGCCGGATGCAGGAGATCTACGCCGAGCCCATCAAGCCCGACCTGATCACGGCGCGGCTGCAGCAGATCCGCGACGCCGGCGTCACGGTCGCCGGCGCGCTGTCGCCGCAGCGGACCCAGGAGCACTGGCGCACCGTCGTCGACGCGGGCTGCGACCTGTTCGTCATACGAGGCACCACCGTCTCGGCGGAGCACGTCTCCAGCCGGCAGGAGCCGCTCAACCTGAAGCGCTTCATCTACGAGCTGGACGTGCCGGTGATCGTGGGCGGCGCCGCGACCTACCAGGCGGCGCTGCACCTGATGCGCACCGGGGCGGCCGGCGTGCTCGTCGGTTTCGGCGGCGGGGCGGCGAGCACGACCCGGCAGACGCTGGGCATCCACGCGCCGATGGCCACCGCGATCGCGGACGTGGCGGCGGCACGGCGTGACTACCTCGACGAGTCGGGCGGGCGCTACGTCCACGTCATCGCCGACGGCTCGGTGGCTCGCAGCGGCGACATCGTCAAGGCGGTGGCCTGCGGCTCCGACGCCGTGATGATCGGGGCCGGCCTGGCGCGGGCCAGCGACGCCCCCGGCGGTGGCTTCCACTGGGGGTCCGAGGCTCGCCACGAGCAGCTGCCGCGGGGCGCGCGGGTGCGGGTGGGTGCGTCGGCGCCGTTGCAGGAGGTGCTCTTCGGGCCGGCGCACAACGCGGACGGCACCACCAACCTGATCGGTGCGCTGCGGCGCGCGATGGCCACGACGGGCTACAGCGACCTCAAGGAGTTCCAGCGTGTGGAGGTCGTGGTCAATCCGTACACCGCTCAGTGA
- the guaB gene encoding IMP dehydrogenase has translation MSLEDNHAVPDKFATLGLTYDDVLLLPGETDVIPSEVDTTTRLTRELSIRVPLVSAAMDTVTEARMAIAMARQGGLGILHRNLSIEDQAYQVDLVKRTQTGRITNPVTIGPDATLEELDQLCGEYRISGLPVVDEGNHLLGMCTNRDLRFTPVAEWGSTLVRDVMTPMPLVTAPVDISHEDATAILRQHKRERLPLVDGEGRLAGLITVKDFVKSEQFPLASKDAQGRLLVGAAVGYFGEAWQRATTLIDAGVDVLVVDTAHGHARLLLDMIRRLKADPATSHVQIIGGNVATREGAAALVDAGVDAVKVGVGPGSICTTRIVAGVGVPQLTAVHEASQAATAAGVPVIADGGLQYSGDIAKALVAGASSVMVGSLLAGCEESPGELIFVNGKQFKTYRGMGSLGAMSSRGKKSYSKDRYFQADVTSDDQLVPEGIEGKVAYRGTLQAVAHQLVGGLHQSMFYVGARTIPELQDKGRFVRITSAGLKESHPHDVQMIAEAPNYTGR, from the coding sequence ATGAGCCTCGAGGACAACCACGCCGTGCCGGACAAGTTCGCCACCCTGGGCCTGACCTACGACGACGTCCTGCTGCTGCCGGGCGAGACCGACGTGATCCCGAGCGAGGTCGACACCACGACCCGCCTCACCCGAGAGCTCAGCATCCGCGTGCCCCTGGTCTCCGCCGCCATGGACACCGTGACCGAGGCCCGGATGGCCATCGCCATGGCCAGGCAGGGTGGGCTCGGCATACTGCACCGCAACCTCAGCATCGAGGACCAGGCCTACCAGGTGGACCTGGTCAAGCGAACCCAGACCGGGCGCATCACCAACCCCGTCACCATCGGCCCGGACGCCACGCTGGAGGAGCTGGACCAGCTGTGCGGGGAGTACCGCATCTCCGGGCTGCCCGTCGTCGACGAGGGCAACCACCTGCTCGGGATGTGCACCAACCGCGACCTGCGGTTCACCCCCGTCGCGGAGTGGGGCAGCACCCTCGTCCGTGACGTCATGACCCCGATGCCGCTGGTCACCGCCCCCGTCGACATCTCCCACGAGGACGCCACCGCGATCCTGCGCCAGCACAAGCGGGAGCGGCTCCCGCTGGTCGACGGCGAGGGGCGCCTGGCCGGACTGATCACGGTGAAGGACTTCGTGAAGTCCGAGCAGTTCCCCCTGGCCAGCAAGGACGCGCAGGGTCGGCTGCTGGTCGGCGCCGCGGTCGGCTACTTCGGGGAGGCCTGGCAGCGGGCCACCACGCTGATCGACGCGGGCGTCGACGTGCTCGTCGTGGACACCGCCCACGGGCACGCGAGGCTGCTGCTCGACATGATCCGCCGGCTCAAGGCGGACCCGGCCACCTCCCACGTCCAGATCATCGGCGGCAACGTCGCCACGCGTGAGGGGGCGGCCGCGCTCGTCGACGCGGGGGTCGACGCCGTCAAGGTCGGGGTCGGGCCCGGCTCCATCTGCACCACCCGCATCGTCGCCGGGGTCGGCGTGCCGCAGCTCACCGCCGTCCACGAGGCCTCGCAGGCCGCCACCGCCGCGGGCGTGCCCGTGATCGCCGACGGCGGCCTGCAGTACTCCGGCGACATCGCCAAGGCCCTCGTCGCCGGCGCCAGCTCCGTCATGGTGGGCTCGCTGCTCGCCGGCTGCGAGGAGAGCCCCGGCGAGCTGATCTTCGTCAACGGCAAGCAGTTCAAGACCTACCGCGGCATGGGGTCGCTCGGCGCCATGAGCTCGCGGGGCAAGAAGTCCTACTCCAAGGACCGCTACTTCCAGGCCGACGTGACCAGCGACGACCAGCTGGTCCCGGAGGGCATCGAGGGCAAGGTCGCCTACCGCGGCACGCTGCAGGCCGTCGCCCACCAGCTGGTCGGAGGCCTGCACCAGTCGATGTTCTACGTCGGAGCGCGCACCATCCCCGAGCTGCAGGACAAGGGCCGCTTCGTGCGCATCACCTCGGCCGGCCTCAAGGAGTCCCACCCGCACGACGTGCAGATGATCGCCGAGGCCCCCAACTACACGGGCCGCTGA